GCGAGAGAGCAATCGACAACGGAGGTCAGTCTAGACTAGAGCCAGAATCGAGCACGATGTCTTTCCGGCCCAGCTCCAGAAGTGTGGGCACCAGAAGCACCAACCTCCTGGGGGCCCGCTGCTTGCCGAGAAACCTGGGGGCGGACGGGCAGCTCACGCCTTGCACGGTAGACTTGTACACTCGCCCTGTCTTCCAAGAAGACGGCAGCGCTCATCCAGTCGCCAAGCACTGGCTACTCCATTTCAAGTGGAGCGATTGCGAGGTTACTCTCGACGCCAACGCAGTCGAAGGCCGCCTGCTCCCCCAGGCGGTTCAAGGAGGACCTGAGCCCCTGGAGCGAGGAGCTT
This window of the Macrobrachium rosenbergii isolate ZJJX-2024 chromosome 47, ASM4041242v1, whole genome shotgun sequence genome carries:
- the LOC136830953 gene encoding uncharacterized protein encodes the protein MSFRPSSRSVGTRSTNLLGARCLPRNLGADGQLTPCTVDLYTRPVFQEDGSAHPVAKHWLLHFKWSDCEVTLDANAVEGRLLPQAVQGGPEPLERGAYEVMRLAENLSVSPKKVLELAKRNKNTGRPYHALLCNCQQWVLELGRLLGIELPDDQVTEWADIGLTGFAVAGVGSLAVQSISQTKRY